Part of the Planococcus plakortidis genome is shown below.
GAGTGTATCCCAGGCACCTTGTTCTTTTTTGATATCCGACCAACTTAACACGCCGCTGAGCAGCAGCACACAAAGCCCGACGAACGCACTGGTCGTCGCGCTGATGCCGAAGTTTCCGCCAAAAATCCAGAGCGACAACAGCAGGACGAAGACACCGATCATATAGCGTTCTTCTTTTTTCATCGGCCCCATTTCCTTCAATTTCTCTACCGCAATGGCAGAAGCTTCCGGTGTTTCCTTTAATTCAGGCGGGTACAATTTGTAAATCACAAAAGGAATGAGCGCCAAACTGATCAAGCCAGGCACCAATGCGGCGAGCGCCCAACCGCCCCAAGTGATGGTCTCACCCGTAATCTCCTGCGTAATCTGGACAGCGAGCGGGTTTGCGGCCATGGCCGTGACGAACATCGCCGAAGTGATCATATCTCCCTGAAAAGAGACCTTGACCAAAAATGCCCCGATGCGCCGCTCCGTGCCGTCTCCGACTCTCGATTCGTAGGTTTCAGAGAGCGAGCGAATGATCGGGAAAATGATTCCGCCGGCTCGAGCGGTATTTGACGGCATGGCTGGTGCCAAAATCAAATCACTCAGCAGCATCGAATACGACAAGCCGAGCGTTTTCTTGCCGAACAGCCGGACAAACAGATACGAAACCCGTGTCCCCAAGCCGGTTTTGATAAATCCACGGGAAATGAAAAAAGCGATGACAATCAGCCAAATGGTCGTGTTTTGAAATCCGCTTAACGATTGTTCCAAGGTAAGGATTTGGGTTAACGCAATCACCGTCAGCGCAAGAATCGCCGTGCTTCCCATCGGTATCGGCTTGATCACCAATGCCACAATCGTAGCCACAAATATACTGAACAAATGCCAGGCATCCGTTTCCAATCCAGCAGGTGCGGGAATGAACCAGATAGTCGCACCGATAGCGACACAAATCAAGAGCAACTTCCAGTTCACTTCTCCTTGTTTTTGAGTATTCATCCTACTTCTCCTTTTTAAATACTGTATTTTATGCAAGGAGGATTATACGCCTTTCCGGCTGTTGAATGAATATATCCGCTCGGCCGCGGCAGAATTATGCGGCTTCTGTTCGAAAGAAGAAGCGACGGTCAAATCTCCTGCGGTGCCAAAACTGACGCTAGTGGCCACCCCCGAAGTTTACTCGGACGTCAACGGCATCCGCCGTGAAGCCGATACGATGGATTGCCGGATCCGGATGATGTCCATGCAAAAGCCGCACCAGGCTTTGGCCATCACCGGCGCGATCTGCACAACGGCGGGCGCGTTTCTCCAAGACACCATTTTAAATGACTTGATCCGGATCGATTCCAATGTTGTGCGCCTCGGACACCCTTCCGGCATCATCGAAACGAAAGTCGACCTTATCGCCGGGCACATCAGCAATATCAAAGTCGTCCGGACCGCCCGCCTGATTCTTGAAGGCTATGCCCATACAAAAGGCAGCTACCAGCATGCCGTATCTGCCGTCTAAAAAAGACTTCCCGGAAGATCATCTTCATGATCTTTTCGGGAAGCCTTTTTTGCATGCTTTTGAAGTTTTTCAGTTTCCAGTTGCCTCGTTGGCTAAGTGCTGCTTCGAATCGCGTATTTCTTTTAAAAATACGATCTCTTCGTCTTCCATCAAGTAATCGTGGTACAAGGCGAGCTTATCCTGTAGATGCTGCTCTACACGGATGGCGTCGTACGCGCATACTGCTGTCAATTTATTGGCCATGATCAGCTGATCTACCTGCTTTTCGTACGACAGCAGTTCGTCTTCCAAGCCGTCGCGCGTGTTCCACTCGATATGCCCCCAAGTACGAAAATGCTGGCAGGGCATCCCCGAGACGTCGAAGTTTTCCTGGAAGTAGTCGACGATCGTACTCGGATGGAAATTTCCTTTATGCCAATACAGTTTGTAGCTATCGAAAAAATGGACCTGGGCCAGTTCTTCTGCTGCCAAAACCGCTTGGAGCCGTTTCCGGACCAAAGGGGTCAAACGGTTGTTTTCCACAACCAAGACGTGCTCGTTGTTCTGCAAACCGTCCAAAATGAACAAGACGATATTATCAATATAATGCTTTGTTTCTTTTGTCAGATAAAAGATGTGGCCCCCGGAACTGTTCCTGATCTTCAATGTGAGTGCTGGTATCTTATGTTCCATGCTCCACTTCCTTTTCCCGTTCTGATTCGTCCGTGCACAGGCTCACGTCGCCACTGGGATTCAATAGAAAACGTGGTATTTTAGCATGCGGAGACGCCTCCGCCGAATGCGCGTTCTATGGATGACCCAAAATATATCACATTTTGGGAAAATACGAAAGAGATTTCACCCCCCCTTGGAGACTGGCGGGTTTTACGCCCTAAGGACAACCCTCACAAGGGAATCAATAGCTTGTAAATGGACTTGTCCATCATGCCTACTGTAGCCGCGGCTCCTTTTAACGGACGGTTCAGGAATAGATATAGATATCGACACGAAAAGGACAACCGGCAAATTGCGGCTGTCCTTTTCAATTTCCATTATTTAATTGAATGCCCCCGAATACACCTGGCGGAATTTCTAATGGCCAATGCGTCCACCTCTTCGGCTTTCCTGCACTCCGAGAGACCTGTACACGCGAATGGCCTGTTCTGCTGCGGACTTGATATAACCGATTATTTCTTCAACGGAGTAAACCTTCAAATCCTTGCCTGAAAATGTTTTAGTGGATTGGAAGTCGCCGAGCGTTTCTTTGGTGAACTCCCGCAAATTATTGATTTCAATTTCTTCTATAAGAGTATCGGGAAGGTCGGTGGATGCCAGTTGTTGTTCTATCCCTGCGCAATCAAACTGGTTAACGAGCATGCCGTTAAGCTTCCTGAAATCCGCATGCCATTTCTCGAGCACCGACGGGTCGGCATCGATGCGGTTTTTTAGCTCTTTTTTAAAATAGATGTCTTTCATCCACACATCATCCGCCACCAAATGCACCACATAGCCGAGTATGAATTCATCCTTCATTTGGTCTTTATATTTCTCTATGAAGCCTTCATAATGTACGTGTTTCGTCCCATCGTCTACGCTGCCTTCGTAATAATGGGACTTGGTTTTCTGCTCTCCCGTGAACTCCATCCGGTGCAATACTACCCAATAAAAAGCGCGGCCGATCGGCAATGCCGATTTCCCCCGCTACGTGTTCAGCAATGATCAAATGCATCATGCGCGATCCCATTTCGGCTTTCCCCCTCTATTTTCCGTTGTCCAGCGCTTCCATTACCGCTGCTTTCGCATGGAGCTTGGCCGTATCGAACAACGGCACAGCCGCATCTTCATCGTGAATCAACAAGCCGATTTCCGTGCAGCCAATGATGATGCCCTGTGCCCCGCGATCGATGAGGTTCTGGATGGCTTGCTTATATTTCACTTTCGAAGACTCGTTAATTTTTCCTAAGCACAATTCGTCAAAAATGATTTCGTTGATCATATCGCGTTCTGCAGCTTCCGGAATCAATACGTCGATGCCGCTTTCGGCAATACGTTCTTTGTAGAAGTCTTGTTCCATCGTATATTTGGTCCCGAGCAAGCCTACCGTAGAGAGATGGTTTGCGCGGATCTCTTTTGCGGTCGCATCTGCGATATGCAGAACAGGCACCGACACAGCTTCTTCTATAGAAGAAACGACTTTGTGCATCGTGTTCGTGCACAATACGATCAGCTCCGCACCGCCCTTTTCGAGCGAACGGGCAACATCCGCCAATCGCTCGCCCGCTTCGTCCCATTTCCCTTCCGACTGAAAACGTTCGATTTCCTCGAAGTCGACGCTGTACATGAGACATTCAGCCGAATGCAGCCCGCCCAAGCGCTGTTTCACTTGTTCGTTGAGCAGGCGGTAATATTCCGCCGAAGATTCCCAGCTCATCCCGCCGATCAATCCGATTGTTTTCATCGTAGCCCTCCTCACTTAACGAATCCATTGCTCCGTAATTTCAACCCTTTTTTCGGTTGCATCCAATGTAACGGTCTTGCCGATTGGCATCGTCAGCATCGGGTGGGTATGGGCACAGTCGAAATCAGCAAGCAGCGGAATATCACGCCCATCCAGCACCTCCAGCAAAATCTCATACGGTTTTCTTCCCGTTCCTTGGTCGTCGAATAATTCATGCTTGCCCAAAATGATTCCCGCTGCTTTGTCAAAAATGCCGTTAAGCTTCAGTAAATTAAAGTTCTTTTCCACAATGGCTGCCGTTTTCATCGTATCTTCCAGCAACAAGATGTCGCCGTCTTCAACCACCGGCATATACGGGCTCCCCATGATGCCGGCCATCGTATTGACATTGCCACCAACCAGGCGTCCCGTCACACTGCCCTCCGTTACGCTTACCCATGCGTTATTTCGCAGGTCCTTTTCCTTCGTTTTCTCTTCCCAATTAACAGGTTCATCCGTCCAGTACGGCGGCAATTCCACTGCATACGGAAGAGCTTTTTCTCTCATCAAGGCTTTTTCGAAATAATCATATGTATAGTCCACAAACGGTTCGAATTCCCCGAATGATGGCACCAGCGCCGGTCCGTAAAACACCGGAATGCCGGTCCTGGCGTAAATGGCGAGCAGCACAGCCGTCGCATCCGAATAGCCGATCATGATTTTCGGGTCTTTTTGAAACGCTTCGTAATCGATATACGGCAACAGCGAATTGGAATTCGTCCCGCCGATCGTCGACATGATGCAACGGACATCCGGATTGCGGATCAATCTGTTCAGCTCTTCTGCCCGCTCCTGGATTGTCCCCGAACGGTAGAAATCCCGTTTGCCCGTCAAGCTGCCTTCCACGATTTCAAAGCCTTTGGATTCCAGAAAATCCTTCGCCCGTTTGAAACGCACCGGCGAGTTATAAGTAATTGGAGACGACGGGGAATAGATCCCAATTTTATCTCCTTTTTTCAAGCGATTGAATATGGCCATATGCCCTCTCCTTCCACCTCTTTGGTTCGCTTTTTTCTTTTTCAGTGGTTCAACTCAAAATGCGACTCTTCCAACTCTGTAATTTCCACATCCGGATGTATTTCCGCAATTTTCTCAGCTAAGCTGGCAACGCCGAAGATCTCGGTGAAGGTGTGGCTGCCGATCAGTAAATTGATGCCCGCAAACTGTGCGTACTGAATCGTGTAAAGCGTGGCTTCCCCTGTGATATACGTATCGCAGCCTCTTTCGGCCGCCTCGCGGATGAGTGCAGAGGAATGGCCCGCTCCGGTCAAGACACCGATCCGCTTGACGGGCCGGTCGTTATTCTTCCACGCGCGCACCGGTTCGCTTAACGCACTGCGCATTCTTCCGGCCAATTGCTCAAATTCCACAGGGGCAGCGAATTCCGCGATACCCGGAAGTTCCCCATCCGCTTCGCTATAGGTTGAGTAGGCATTGATTTCATCTACTTCCAATATCTTCATCAATGCCGTGCAGGTGCCAAAGTCCACGAAATCCAGCGGTGCATGGATCCAGAAATGGCTGATGTTATGAGCTGCCAGTTTAGCAGCACACGCTTCTCTTAATCCGTAGATGAAATCCCACGCGTCATGATGCGTCACCATCAAATCGATGCCTTGTGCGATGGCCAATTCTACCGTTTCGACAGACAAATTAGTCGCATAACCAATCTTGTGGATTTCCTTATCCGCCGTGTACGTAAAGCCGTATTCATCTTCCTCTTCCAATAATTTTTCACCGAACAATTGCTGGATCGTTTTTTCGAAATCCTTTATATTCATCTTCAAAAGCCCCACTATTCTGTTTTTTCTTGATTTTACCATATAATAACCTTCAGCAAGACGGACATCGATATCCCGAGAGACGCCTTCTCTTTCTCGTCATCCACTTATTTTTTTCGATTACCGAAATTTTATTCTTGACCTCCACTAGTGAATTCTATAGGGTTAGAGGCAGAAACACGAGGGGCTGCCCTACTGACTGGACGATTAAAGTGGAGTTTTTATGAAAACTTGAACGACATCAAGTTGCACGTAAAGGAAATGACTCT
Proteins encoded:
- a CDS encoding PrpF domain-containing protein, with protein sequence MNEYIRSAAAELCGFCSKEEATVKSPAVPKLTLVATPEVYSDVNGIRREADTMDCRIRMMSMQKPHQALAITGAICTTAGAFLQDTILNDLIRIDSNVVRLGHPSGIIETKVDLIAGHISNIKVVRTARLILEGYAHTKGSYQHAVSAV
- a CDS encoding aspartate/glutamate racemase family protein; translation: MKTIGLIGGMSWESSAEYYRLLNEQVKQRLGGLHSAECLMYSVDFEEIERFQSEGKWDEAGERLADVARSLEKGGAELIVLCTNTMHKVVSSIEEAVSVPVLHIADATAKEIRANHLSTVGLLGTKYTMEQDFYKERIAESGIDVLIPEAAERDMINEIIFDELCLGKINESSKVKYKQAIQNLIDRGAQGIIIGCTEIGLLIHDEDAAVPLFDTAKLHAKAAVMEALDNGK
- a CDS encoding anion permease, yielding MNTQKQGEVNWKLLLICVAIGATIWFIPAPAGLETDAWHLFSIFVATIVALVIKPIPMGSTAILALTVIALTQILTLEQSLSGFQNTTIWLIVIAFFISRGFIKTGLGTRVSYLFVRLFGKKTLGLSYSMLLSDLILAPAMPSNTARAGGIIFPIIRSLSETYESRVGDGTERRIGAFLVKVSFQGDMITSAMFVTAMAANPLAVQITQEITGETITWGGWALAALVPGLISLALIPFVIYKLYPPELKETPEASAIAVEKLKEMGPMKKEERYMIGVFVLLLSLWIFGGNFGISATTSAFVGLCVLLLSGVLSWSDIKKEQGAWDTLVWFSVLVMMATYLNELGMIPWFSDLMGNAVGQLSWMMTLIILAIVYFYSHYFFASNTAHVSAMYAAFLSVIVASGAPPLLSALILAFFSNLFSCLTHYGAGPAPVFFGSGYVSQKKWWSLGFIISLIHIVVWFGAGGLWWKALGLW
- a CDS encoding S66 family peptidase, with product MAIFNRLKKGDKIGIYSPSSPITYNSPVRFKRAKDFLESKGFEIVEGSLTGKRDFYRSGTIQERAEELNRLIRNPDVRCIMSTIGGTNSNSLLPYIDYEAFQKDPKIMIGYSDATAVLLAIYARTGIPVFYGPALVPSFGEFEPFVDYTYDYFEKALMREKALPYAVELPPYWTDEPVNWEEKTKEKDLRNNAWVSVTEGSVTGRLVGGNVNTMAGIMGSPYMPVVEDGDILLLEDTMKTAAIVEKNFNLLKLNGIFDKAAGIILGKHELFDDQGTGRKPYEILLEVLDGRDIPLLADFDCAHTHPMLTMPIGKTVTLDATEKRVEITEQWIR
- a CDS encoding Nif3-like dinuclear metal center hexameric protein, with product MNIKDFEKTIQQLFGEKLLEEEDEYGFTYTADKEIHKIGYATNLSVETVELAIAQGIDLMVTHHDAWDFIYGLREACAAKLAAHNISHFWIHAPLDFVDFGTCTALMKILEVDEINAYSTYSEADGELPGIAEFAAPVEFEQLAGRMRSALSEPVRAWKNNDRPVKRIGVLTGAGHSSALIREAAERGCDTYITGEATLYTIQYAQFAGINLLIGSHTFTEIFGVASLAEKIAEIHPDVEITELEESHFELNH
- a CDS encoding MEDS domain-containing protein, giving the protein MEHKIPALTLKIRNSSGGHIFYLTKETKHYIDNIVLFILDGLQNNEHVLVVENNRLTPLVRKRLQAVLAAEELAQVHFFDSYKLYWHKGNFHPSTIVDYFQENFDVSGMPCQHFRTWGHIEWNTRDGLEDELLSYEKQVDQLIMANKLTAVCAYDAIRVEQHLQDKLALYHDYLMEDEEIVFLKEIRDSKQHLANEATGN